Proteins encoded together in one Impatiens glandulifera chromosome 1, dImpGla2.1, whole genome shotgun sequence window:
- the LOC124909862 gene encoding putative receptor-like protein kinase At3g47110, translating into MRFWLVLQQLALILILIITTDALNNNNETDHAALLAMKSKILDPFGGGALSSWNESSHFCNWEGVVCGKRHRRVTLLNVNSLGLSGTLSPHVGNLTFLRYLWLDNNTFHGEIPNEIGGLYRLKVLTLQRNSFQGRIPASLSRCSNIVELWIGFNNLVGTIPEEFSSLSMLKVISVPSNNLTGVIPKFLGNITSLETLSVTNNHFSGTIPNNLGRLKNLVQLGLAGNQISGTIPSSLYNLSNLNVLSLSYNDLHGSLPSYFGNMFSHLKLLELQHNSFTGQLPNSIGNLTKAVNLVFSYNEFSGKLTVDFSKLVNLVSLTLLYNNLGSGDFDEMHFLESLTNCSSLKIFGTISNQFRGVLPDFVGNLSSNIEKISLSLNQLYGRIPPTIGNLVNLSLLSLFENRFTGPIPSTIGKLHKLQRFSLSLNQLSGTIPDSIGNLSLVNELDFMNNNLEGTIPSSFGHCKRLISLDLHQNNLSGTIPKELFQISSLSIFLDLSDNNLSGPLPSEIGELKSLVALDISNNNDLSGEIPGSISSCTSLEFLFLEGNMLQGSIPMSMEFMRGLQIIDLSSNNLSGQIPAFLEKLPLINLNLSFNDFNGEVPLHGAFANSSAVSVYGNDKLCGGIPSLQLPRCPVKKLNRNFFFSSKRIYAIVGASILGILILISSLVFYLRKRKRESNTLNLLPKESFVQVSYGELLNATDGFSSSNLIGAGGFGFVYRGVLDQIGDVAIKVLNLVNQGATRSFIAECKALKNIRHRNLVKIVTCCSSIDFQGNEFKALVYKLMMNGNLEKWLHPSQETSRPEFNLLQRLRVAIDVASALEYLHYQCEPTIIHCDLKPSNILLDQQMVAHVGDFGLARLYHPEMGISHHSTSMGVMGTVGYAAPEYGIGSQMSMKGDVYSYGVLLLEMLTGKRPTDLMFVDGLNIRNFASQVLTENAIEIVMDPIILKCDIVNGQRDNCLIAIVKIGLACSEELPQNRMNMTDVVRELQHIKKAMFK; encoded by the exons ATGAGGTTCTGGTTGGTGCTACAACAATTGGCACTCATCCTCATACTAATCATTACTACTGATgctcttaataataataacgaaACTGATCATGCTGCATTATTGGCTATGAAGTCCAAGATCCTCGACCCTTTTGGTGGAGGAGCTTTGAGTTCATGGAATGAGTCTTCTCATTTCTGCAATTGGGAAGGCGTGGTCTGCGGTAAAAGGCACAGGAGGGTCACTCTCCTCAATGTAAACTCTTTGGGTTTGTCGGGCACCTTGTCTCCTCATGTAGGAAATCTCACCTTTCTTAGATATCTGTGGTTAGACAACAATACTTTCCATGGAGAAATCCCTAACGAAATAGGTGGCTTGTACAGGCTGAAAGTATTGACGCTTCAAAGGAACAGTTTTCAGGGCAGGATTCCTGCCAGCCTGTCGCGATGCTCTAACATCGTGGAACTATGGATTGGGTTCAATAATCTGGTGGGAACCATCCCCGAAGAATTTAGCTCCTTGTCGATGCTCAAGGTGATCTCTGTACCTTCTAACAATTTAACTGGAGTAATTCCAAAATTTCTGGGCAATATCACTTCTCTTGAAACATTATCTGTTACAAATAATCACTTTAGTGGAACTATTCCAAATAACTTGGGGCGACTAAAGAACCTCGTACAACTTGGATTGGCTGGTAATCAGATCTCTGGTACGATCCCTTCATCATTGTATAACCTCTCCAACTTGAATGTTTTATCTTTATCATATAATGATCTTCACGGGAGTCTTCCGTCCTACTTTGGCAACATGTTCTCGCATTTGAAATTGCTCGAACTCCAACATAACAGCTTTACCGGACAACTTCCAAATTCAATAGGGAATCTTACCAAAGCCGTGAATCTAGTTTTTTCCTATAACGAATTCAGTGGGAAACTGACAGTTGATTTCAGCAAACTAGTGAATCTCGTGAGTCTTACTTTACTTTATAACAATTTAGGGAGTGGGGATTTTGATGAAATGCATTTCCTCGAGTCGCTTACTAATTGCAGCAGTTTGAAAATATTCGGCACAATTAGCAACCAGTTTAGAGGAGTGCTTCCCGATTTTGTAGGGAATCTATCATCAAATATAGAAAAGATTTCACTTTCTTTAAACCAACTGTATGGCAGGATTCCTCCAACCATCGGAAACCTTGTTAACTTGTCTTTGTTAAGCTTGTTTGAAAACAGATTCACTGGGCCGATACCTAGTACCATAGGTAAACTTCATAAGTTGCAGAGATTTTCCCTTAGTCTAAATCAGCTTTCGGGTACTATTCCGGATTCCATTGGGAATCTTTCTTTGGTGAATGAGCTCGATTTCATGAACAATAACCTAGAGGGGACGATACCTTCCAGTTTTGGCCACTGCAAAAGATTAATATCATTGGATCTTCATCAAAACAACTTGAGTGGAACCATTCCCAAAGAGCTTTTCCAAATTTCATCTCTATCAATTTTTCTCGACTTATCTGACAATAATCTGTCCGGCCCACTTCCTTCAGAGATCGGAGAACTCAAAAGTTTGGTGGCGTTAGACATATCAAACAATAATGACTTGTCCGGCGAGATTCCTGGTAGTATAAGCAGTTGCACCAGCCTCGAATTCCTATTCCTTGAAGGAAACATGCTCCAAGGATCTATTCCCATGTCGATGGAATTCATGAGAGGACTTCAAATCATTGACCTGTCGAGCAATAATCTATCGGGACAAATCCCAGCTTTTTTGGAGAAACTTCCTTTGATCAACCTTAACTTGTCCTTCAATGATTTCAATGGAGAAGTGCCTTTACACGGGGCTTTTGCAAACTCAAGTGCAGTATCCGTGTATGGGAACGATAAGCTATGCGGCGGAATACCTTCTCTACAACTTCCGAGATGTCCTGTCAAGAAACTGAATCGTAACTTCTTCTTTTCATCCAAACGCATTTATGCAATTGTGGGTGCTTCAATACTAGGAATATTAATCCTAATTTCAAGCTTGGTGTTTTACTTgaggaaaaggaaaagggaaTCCAACACTTTGAATTTGTTGCCCAAGGAGTCTTTCGTGCAAGTCTCCTACGGTGAGCTCCTCAATGCAACTGATGGGTTCTCTTCCAGCAATTTGATTGGTGCTGGCGGTTTTGGCTTCGTCTACAGAGGAGTTCTTGATCAGATCGGAGATGTTGCCATAAAAGTACTTAACCTTGTAAATCAAGGTGCGACCAGGAGCTTCATTGCAGAATGTAAAGCGTTAAAGAACATTAGACACCGGAACCTCGTCAAGATCGTAACATGTTGTTCAAGCATTGATTTTCAAGGTAACGAATTCAAAGCTCTAGTTTACAAACTCATGATGAATGGGAATCTGGAGAAATGGCTGCACCCATCTCAAGAAACTAGTAGACCTGAGTTTAATCTACTCCAGCGTTTAAGAGTTGCGATTGATGTGGCTTCTGCACTCGAATACCTTCATTATCAGTGTGAACCCACGATTATTCATTGTGATCTGAAGCCAAGTAACATCCTTCTTGACCAACAAATGGTTGCACATGTTGGAGATTTCGGACTGGCCAGACTTTATCATCCAGAAATGGGTATTTCCCATCACAGTACTTCGATGGGAGTGATGGGCACAGTTGGATATGCAGCGCCAG AGTACGGTATTGGAAGTCAGATGTCGATGAAAGGAGATGTTTATAGTTACGGGGTTTTGTTGCTAGAGATGTTAACGGGAAAGAGACCTACCGATTTGATGTTTGTAGATGGTCTTAACATTCGTAACTTTGCTAGTCAAGTCTTAACAGAAAACGCAATTGAGATTGTAATGGAtccaataattttaaaatgtgacaTTGTTAATGGTCAGAGGGATAATTGTCTGATCGCAATTGTGAAGATTGGTTTGGCTTGCTCGGAAGAGCTACCCCAAAATAGGATGAACATGACCGATGTTGTTAGGGAGTTGCAACATATTAAAAAGGCCATGTTCAAGTGA
- the LOC124909896 gene encoding probable LRR receptor-like serine/threonine-protein kinase At3g47570 yields MAEDKLEIPDDLISKPSDQPWTNKVRTHSYYLHYQCEHTVIHCDLKPSNILLDQQMVAHVGDFGLARLYHPEMGISHHSSSMGVMGTVGYAALEYGIGSQMSMKGDVYSYGVLLLEMLTGKRPTDLMFVDGLNIRNFTSQVLTGKEIEIVMDPIILKCDIVNGQRDNCLIAIMKIGLACSEELPQNRMNMTDVVRELQHIKKAMFKSSDAATYPVLGQPDPKQEDPHSDPDPHSDPNPEQEDPKLREDSRSIEDQEEENNEEWLNEPLFFPDSANDHYCLVNEQYLNATIFTKSAG; encoded by the exons ATGGCTGAGGATAAGCTTGAAATTCCCGACGATCTCATCTCGAAACCTAGTGATCAACCTTGGACTAACAAAG TGCGAACACACAGTTATTACCTTCATTATCAGTGCGAACACACAGTTATTCATTGTGATCTGAAGCCAAGTAACATCCTTCTTGACCAACAAATGGTTGCACATGTTGGAGATTTCGGACTGGCCAGACTTTATCATCCAGAAATGGGTATTTCCCATCACAGTAGTTCGATGGGAGTGATGGGCACAGTTGGATATGCAGCACTAG AGTACGGTATTGGAAGTCAAATGTCAATGAAAGGAGATGTTTACAGTTACGGGGTTTTGTTGCTAGAGATGTTAACGGGAAAGAGACCTACCGATTTGATGTTTGTAGATGGTCTTAACATTCGTAACTTTACTAGTCAAGTCTTAACAGGAAAAGAAATTGAGATTGTAATGGAtccaataattttaaaatgtgacaTTGTTAATGGTCAGAGGGACAATTGTCTGATCGCAATTATGAAGATTGGTTTGGCTTGCTCGGAAGAACTACCCCAAAATAGGATGAACATGACCGATGTTGTTAGGGAGTTGCAACATATTAAGAAGGCCATGTTCAA ATCTTCTGATGCAGCAACTTATCCAGTATTGGGTCAACCAG ATCCaaaacaagaagatccacattccgATCCAGATCCACATTCCGATCCAaatccagaacaagaagatccaaaaTTAAGAGAAGATTCAAGATCAatagaagatcaagaagaagagaataacgaagaatgGCTTAATGAACCGTTGTTCTTTCCAGATTCAG CAAATGATCATTACTGTTTGGTGAATGAACAATACCTGAATGCCACCATCTTCACCAAATCGGCTGGATAA